From one Reyranella humidisoli genomic stretch:
- a CDS encoding XdhC family protein, with protein MSDALEVLDQVGKWKADGKGVAVATVIVTWGSSPRPVGSQLGVDDKGNMVGSVSGGCIEGAVVREALDAIKDGKPRLLDFGVTDEQAWDVGLACGGKVQVFVEKVN; from the coding sequence TGGAAGTTCTCGATCAGGTCGGCAAGTGGAAGGCCGACGGCAAGGGTGTCGCCGTCGCCACCGTGATCGTCACCTGGGGATCCTCGCCACGACCCGTAGGCAGCCAACTCGGCGTCGACGACAAGGGAAACATGGTCGGCTCGGTCTCCGGCGGCTGCATCGAAGGCGCGGTCGTCAGGGAAGCGCTCGACGCCATCAAGGACGGCAAGCCGCGGCTGCTCGATTTCGGCGTCACCGACGAGCAGGCCTGGGATGTCGGCCTCGCCTGCGGCGGCAAGGTCCAGGTCTTCGTCGAAAAGGTGAACTGA